The following proteins are encoded in a genomic region of Gemmatimonadota bacterium:
- a CDS encoding dienelactone hydrolase family protein, protein MLQATPFRASLLALTIAGLAGPTAAVAQGSIPGALRRVAPDGTAYLVNLPESYDAADLPVPVILFLHGGDRSNTRNHPLRFARAAGLNIEFIVIAPHCAPGCRWEAVDFDALLEQVSEEFRVDGSRVYLTGYSMGGYGSWDLLGRSPGWFAAAAPIAGGGDPRAICAARGVAIRAYHGDRDDVIPHSRSAQMVDALKACDGDAELITYEGVDHGSWPITFRDPDFYSWLLEHRRSGD, encoded by the coding sequence ATGCTCCAGGCGACCCCCTTTCGAGCGTCTCTCCTCGCCCTCACGATCGCGGGGCTCGCCGGACCGACCGCCGCTGTCGCCCAGGGCTCGATCCCCGGCGCGCTTCGCCGCGTGGCGCCGGACGGCACGGCGTACCTGGTCAACCTGCCTGAGAGCTACGACGCCGCGGACCTGCCCGTCCCGGTGATTCTGTTCCTGCACGGAGGCGATCGATCCAACACGCGCAACCACCCGCTGCGCTTTGCGCGCGCGGCGGGCCTGAACATTGAATTCATCGTGATAGCTCCCCACTGCGCGCCAGGGTGCCGTTGGGAGGCGGTGGACTTCGACGCGCTACTGGAGCAGGTGAGCGAGGAGTTCCGGGTGGACGGGTCGAGGGTCTACCTGACCGGTTACAGCATGGGTGGATACGGGTCGTGGGACCTGCTCGGACGCAGCCCGGGCTGGTTCGCGGCCGCCGCGCCCATAGCCGGAGGGGGTGACCCGCGCGCCATATGCGCTGCCAGAGGCGTGGCCATCCGCGCGTATCACGGCGACCGGGATGACGTCATCCCGCACAGCCGCTCGGCGCAGATGGTCGACGCGCTGAAGGCCTGCGACGGCGACGCCGAGCTGATCACCTACGAAGGCGTCGACCACGGATCGTGGCCCATCACCTTCCGCGACCCGGACTTCTACTCTTGGCTACTCGAGCATCGGCGGTCGGGCGACTGA
- a CDS encoding sigma-70 family RNA polymerase sigma factor has product MRRVAADDEAALAMLLERHWPALVQYAFRLLGRWEAAEDAAQHAFVRLWANRVRWADGNAPALLHRVARNAALDVLRSPRLKAPRHDLDTLVEPRQPDDDAALTEIALAARDAVDALPARRREIFLLARESDLSYAEIAEVTGLARQSVANQMSLALRDLRTALAAHLPAGVARPENSRRKEGPDAG; this is encoded by the coding sequence ATGCGCCGGGTCGCGGCGGACGACGAGGCCGCGCTTGCGATGCTCCTTGAGCGTCACTGGCCGGCGCTCGTCCAATATGCGTTCCGGCTGCTGGGGCGCTGGGAGGCCGCCGAAGACGCCGCGCAGCACGCCTTCGTGCGGCTGTGGGCCAATCGCGTCAGGTGGGCCGACGGCAACGCCCCGGCGCTGCTTCACCGCGTGGCCAGGAACGCAGCCCTGGACGTGCTGCGTTCGCCGCGGCTCAAGGCCCCACGGCATGACCTCGACACCCTCGTGGAGCCGCGCCAGCCGGACGACGACGCGGCGCTGACGGAGATCGCGCTGGCGGCTCGTGACGCAGTGGACGCGCTGCCGGCGCGGCGGCGCGAGATCTTCCTGCTGGCCCGCGAGAGCGACCTCAGCTACGCGGAAATCGCCGAGGTCACCGGCCTGGCACGCCAGTCGGTCGCCAACCAGATGAGCCTCGCGCTGCGCGATCTGCGTACCGCGCTGGCGGCGCACCTTCCCGCGGGCGTTGCGCGACCCGAGAACTCGCGCCGAAAGGAGGGTCCCGATGCGGGCTGA
- a CDS encoding outer membrane beta-barrel protein, with protein MRAWKAVVLSGILAVTATPVTAQGRIEVGTQAGFTYRSSDELQNEPTLFQFGIPGGGLLGRPTVWATIFVARQIAFEPHFSYQFVRDDDRDENVGTVAASARGVWYSSDPRRGSFYAFGDASIDRSRELQTGADVTDSDFGVGGGAGYRWPLGDRVGIRWEGLYRFWVDDRRSELAVTVGFGVVAKRR; from the coding sequence ATGCGGGCGTGGAAAGCGGTGGTTCTGTCGGGGATTCTGGCCGTCACGGCGACCCCGGTCACGGCGCAGGGACGGATCGAGGTGGGCACGCAGGCCGGCTTTACCTACCGGTCATCTGACGAGCTACAGAACGAACCGACGCTGTTTCAGTTCGGTATCCCGGGCGGAGGCCTGCTCGGCCGGCCGACCGTCTGGGCCACGATCTTCGTAGCCCGCCAGATAGCGTTCGAGCCACACTTCAGCTACCAGTTCGTGCGCGACGACGACCGGGATGAGAACGTGGGCACCGTGGCCGCCTCCGCGCGCGGCGTGTGGTACTCCAGCGACCCGCGACGGGGATCCTTCTACGCCTTCGGCGACGCCTCCATCGACCGCTCGAGGGAGCTCCAGACCGGCGCGGACGTGACCGACTCGGATTTCGGCGTGGGCGGCGGCGCGGGCTACCGCTGGCCGTTGGGCGACCGCGTTGGCATCCGCTGGGAAGGCCTCTACCGCTTCTGGGTCGATGACCGCCGGAGCGAGCTGGCGGTCACCGTCGGATTCGGCGTCGTCGCGAAGCGGCGCTAG
- a CDS encoding FecR domain-containing protein, giving the protein MRADFDEAILRVLAGDSDAVEARRVAGWRDEAPENESYFRDVEAIWEASALLAWRVGVPEVPSADVIARRGASLERRQIRGRFARAVRRREIWPLAAAVLIAAAGIGVWAGRASFDDPPRAEVEYVSGAASTTAALPDGSIARLAPGARLRVAQTDNERTARLSGRAFFAIASDPELPFTVQTERARVVVMGTRFEVASDGDALRVILVEGRVALETDAGHAVTMEPGQVARLTEGGDFSVRSYPDLSPLLDWPGGLLLFQSTPLRMVGEEMSAHFGVPVVVDEALADRTVTAWFEGEPLAEVAESICLLVQGRCTVDPSEVRIER; this is encoded by the coding sequence ATGCGGGCTGACTTCGACGAGGCGATCTTGCGGGTGCTGGCCGGCGATTCCGACGCCGTGGAAGCACGCCGCGTGGCTGGCTGGCGCGACGAAGCGCCGGAAAACGAGTCGTATTTCCGGGACGTGGAGGCGATCTGGGAGGCCTCCGCCCTGCTCGCTTGGCGCGTCGGAGTGCCCGAAGTCCCCTCCGCCGATGTCATCGCGCGGCGCGGCGCCAGTCTAGAACGGCGCCAGATCAGAGGCCGCTTCGCGCGCGCCGTCCGGCGGCGCGAGATCTGGCCGCTCGCCGCGGCGGTGCTGATCGCCGCCGCGGGCATTGGCGTCTGGGCGGGCCGCGCGTCCTTCGATGACCCGCCACGAGCCGAAGTCGAGTACGTATCGGGCGCCGCGTCAACCACCGCCGCGCTGCCCGATGGGAGCATCGCGCGGCTCGCGCCCGGCGCGCGCCTCAGGGTCGCGCAGACCGACAATGAGCGCACGGCGCGCCTGAGCGGTCGCGCGTTCTTCGCGATCGCCTCCGACCCGGAGCTGCCGTTCACGGTGCAAACGGAGCGGGCCCGCGTCGTGGTTATGGGAACCCGCTTCGAGGTGGCCAGCGACGGCGACGCCCTGAGGGTGATTCTGGTCGAGGGACGCGTCGCGCTCGAGACGGACGCCGGCCACGCCGTCACCATGGAGCCGGGTCAGGTGGCCAGGTTGACCGAGGGCGGAGACTTCTCGGTGAGATCCTATCCGGACCTCTCACCCCTGCTCGACTGGCCGGGCGGCCTGCTGCTCTTTCAGTCCACCCCGCTGCGCATGGTAGGGGAGGAAATGTCCGCGCACTTCGGCGTCCCCGTCGTCGTCGACGAGGCACTGGCCGACCGCACCGTCACCGCCTGGTTCGAGGGCGAACCGCTCGCCGAAG
- a CDS encoding N-acetyltransferase family protein has translation MTGADWPRVAAIYRAGMESGNATFETAVPSWEDWDAAHLATPRLVADAAGEVAGWAALSAYADRCVYGGVADVSVYVATAARGRGLGRVLLDGLVAGSEESGIWTLQAGVFPENEASLILHERAGFRRVGVRERIGKMGGRWRDVVLLERRSDVAGVDR, from the coding sequence ATGACCGGCGCGGATTGGCCGCGTGTAGCCGCGATATACCGCGCAGGGATGGAGTCGGGGAACGCCACGTTCGAAACCGCCGTGCCGTCCTGGGAGGACTGGGACGCGGCACACCTGGCTACGCCGCGCCTCGTGGCCGACGCCGCCGGTGAGGTGGCCGGGTGGGCCGCGCTCAGCGCCTATGCCGATCGCTGCGTCTACGGGGGCGTCGCCGACGTGAGCGTATACGTGGCGACCGCCGCGCGCGGCAGGGGCCTCGGGCGCGTTCTCCTGGACGGGCTGGTCGCCGGCTCCGAGGAGTCCGGCATCTGGACGCTGCAGGCGGGCGTCTTTCCGGAGAACGAGGCCAGCCTGATACTCCACGAGCGGGCCGGATTCAGGCGCGTGGGCGTGCGCGAGCGCATCGGCAAGATGGGCGGGCGCTGGCGCGATGTGGTGCTGCTGGAACGTCGCAGCGATGTCGCCGGGGTGGACCGATGA
- the merB gene encoding organomercurial lyase, with protein sequence MTRLLTDLESAVRLIVYGRFTDTGSAPSVSEIAAGVGAEDEAVREALEGLEAKHALTLDPVDRSVLMAHPFSAVPTPYPVTAGGLRYFACCAWDALAMPPMLGRDALIEATCAESGEPLEFRMDGRGREPSGPGAGGVVHILVPFGRFWDDVGFT encoded by the coding sequence ATGACGCGCCTTCTGACCGACCTCGAGTCGGCCGTTCGTCTGATCGTCTACGGCCGCTTCACGGACACGGGGTCGGCCCCCTCGGTGTCCGAGATCGCCGCCGGCGTAGGCGCGGAGGATGAGGCCGTCAGGGAGGCGCTCGAGGGGCTCGAAGCCAAGCACGCGCTGACCCTCGATCCCGTCGATCGGTCGGTGCTCATGGCGCACCCGTTTTCAGCCGTGCCCACTCCGTACCCGGTAACCGCGGGCGGGCTGCGCTACTTCGCCTGCTGTGCCTGGGACGCGCTGGCGATGCCGCCGATGTTGGGGCGGGACGCGCTCATCGAGGCGACCTGCGCCGAGAGCGGAGAGCCGCTGGAGTTCCGCATGGACGGCCGCGGACGCGAGCCGAGCGGTCCGGGCGCCGGCGGGGTGGTGCACATCCTGGTGCCGTTCGGTCGCTTCTGGGATGACGTCGGCTTCACCTGA
- a CDS encoding S9 family peptidase — MTSAPLGGQAPDSTPNEADIPAPVPVELELAGSGRPDIVRFLNVRTAIAPSLSPDGKSLAFRTSVSGEPQLWVVDAAGGWPSQLTFGAPVTQHAWSPAGDGILYAVDRGGNEREGYYLISPDGTRERELLAPADAFRAFGGFTRDGTRIAYGSTARNGLDFDIFLLDIETGSTREVFRGRPGLYPVSWRPDGGAALLSESRGEDSNALHLLDVETGVTRTLFDTPERSSYGPYAWEPDGSGFYMVTNHDREYAGIARYEAAGGELAWVETPGGRDVDDVALSWDGRYLIWSVNEGGYGALFARDLESGEMLAAPQVPAGIYGVEWAPGPSVVTITVRAPGVPGDIWTWDPASGRTARATRSDAAGLDMGRMVAPTAHSFDARDGRTLYGLYYRPPGLPEGARPPVLLAVHGGPTAQARPAFRADLQYLLTRGIAVFELNYRGSTGFGKAYARLNDGRLREGEIYDLEDAVRWLGETELADPERVAVMGGSYGGYLTMAALARLPDVFRAGVAFVGVSNWITALEGASPQLKASDRIEYGDIDDPDDRAFFEAISPIAHVDNVSAPIMVLHGANDPRDPVEESDQYVRAIRELGGEVQYLRFPDEGHGIRKLANRIIAYRRIADFLERRLEVEGQGDQAS, encoded by the coding sequence ATGACCTCAGCGCCGCTCGGGGGCCAGGCTCCCGATTCGACCCCGAACGAAGCCGACATTCCCGCGCCGGTGCCCGTGGAGCTGGAGCTCGCGGGTTCGGGTCGGCCGGACATCGTGCGCTTCCTGAACGTGCGCACCGCCATCGCCCCGTCCCTGTCTCCGGACGGGAAATCCCTCGCCTTCCGCACGTCCGTGAGCGGCGAGCCGCAGCTCTGGGTGGTCGACGCGGCCGGCGGATGGCCGTCCCAGCTTACGTTCGGCGCACCCGTGACCCAACACGCCTGGTCGCCCGCCGGCGACGGCATCCTCTACGCCGTGGACCGCGGCGGCAACGAACGCGAGGGCTACTACCTGATCAGCCCGGACGGCACTCGCGAGCGCGAGCTGCTGGCGCCCGCCGATGCCTTCCGGGCGTTCGGCGGCTTCACCCGCGACGGAACCCGCATCGCGTACGGTTCCACCGCGCGCAACGGCCTCGACTTCGACATCTTCCTGCTCGACATCGAAACGGGATCGACGCGCGAGGTCTTCCGCGGACGGCCGGGCCTCTATCCCGTGTCCTGGCGCCCCGACGGCGGCGCGGCGCTCCTGTCGGAATCCCGCGGGGAAGACTCCAACGCGCTCCACTTGCTCGACGTGGAGACGGGCGTGACGCGCACGCTCTTCGACACGCCGGAGCGGTCCTCATACGGGCCGTACGCCTGGGAACCGGACGGTTCGGGGTTCTACATGGTCACGAACCACGACCGCGAGTACGCGGGGATCGCGCGCTACGAAGCGGCCGGTGGGGAGCTTGCATGGGTCGAAACGCCCGGCGGCCGGGACGTGGACGACGTGGCCCTGTCCTGGGACGGACGCTACCTGATCTGGTCGGTCAACGAAGGCGGGTACGGAGCCCTGTTTGCGCGCGACCTGGAGTCCGGGGAGATGCTCGCCGCGCCCCAGGTCCCGGCAGGGATCTACGGCGTGGAGTGGGCGCCGGGCCCGAGCGTGGTCACGATCACCGTGCGCGCCCCCGGCGTGCCCGGCGATATCTGGACCTGGGACCCCGCCAGCGGACGGACCGCGCGGGCCACGAGGTCGGACGCGGCGGGTCTGGACATGGGCCGGATGGTGGCGCCCACCGCGCACTCCTTCGACGCCAGGGACGGCCGCACGCTGTACGGGCTCTACTATCGGCCGCCGGGGCTGCCCGAGGGCGCCCGGCCGCCCGTCTTGCTCGCGGTGCACGGCGGCCCGACGGCGCAGGCCAGGCCCGCCTTCCGGGCGGACCTCCAGTACCTGCTGACCCGCGGCATCGCCGTGTTCGAGCTCAACTACCGGGGCTCGACCGGCTTCGGGAAGGCGTACGCGCGGCTGAACGACGGCCGGCTGCGGGAAGGCGAGATCTACGATCTGGAGGACGCCGTCCGCTGGCTCGGCGAGACGGAGCTCGCAGACCCCGAGCGCGTCGCGGTCATGGGCGGTTCGTACGGAGGCTATCTGACGATGGCGGCTTTGGCTCGTCTGCCTGACGTCTTCCGCGCCGGCGTGGCGTTCGTGGGGGTCTCCAACTGGATCACGGCGCTCGAGGGAGCTTCGCCGCAACTGAAGGCGAGCGACCGCATCGAGTACGGCGACATCGATGACCCGGATGACCGCGCCTTCTTCGAGGCCATCTCTCCCATCGCCCACGTCGACAACGTGAGCGCGCCCATCATGGTGCTGCACGGCGCCAACGACCCGCGCGACCCGGTGGAGGAATCCGACCAGTACGTGCGCGCGATCCGGGAGCTTGGCGGGGAGGTCCAGTACCTGCGCTTTCCCGACGAGGGGCACGGCATCCGCAAGCTGGCCAACCGGATCATAGCCTACCGCCGGATCGCGGATTTCCTGGAGCGTCGTCTGGAGGTCGAGGGCCAGGGAGACCAGGCGTCGTGA